The following are encoded in a window of Harmonia axyridis chromosome 7, icHarAxyr1.1, whole genome shotgun sequence genomic DNA:
- the LOC123684877 gene encoding menin: MAGFREIDKAIFPIKNVPSVVRLFKSQLEGPGEPDLALLSIVVGTIENSLTCRSNISFQISEPVEPSSLPILELHVVDEMYSRFKAIIKGAIDLKNYSKPFATRDLVKKVSDVIWNSLTRSYYKDRAHLQSLYSYLNGSKLDCFGVAFAVVAGCQVLGFSDVHLALSEDHAWVVFGEHANQTAEVTWHGKGNEDKRGQEIGRGVSARSWLYVNNRPVVCTRHMEVAALVSAINPSLNATHDAFEVGLLQQELLWLLYDLGHLKKYPMALGNLGDLEEIAPKDGRVPCKTLFKEAIQSARSYYNNQHVYPYTYQGGYFYRHKMYKEAFESWANASDVIRLYNYSRDDEEIYKEFLEIANELIPHIMKVESSGFSSNSILKKPECFANLLRFYDGICQWEEGSATPVLHIGWAKPLVNTISKFDSDVRAKVNIICAESDDEKVSKETNGSLLNNNNNNYERENGTSTKKEEKDQSTSNFHPSIEALTAACSEKLLNPEYLLQGDGSPFVGGEEQSAKQESNGNPSTSKKENEVFNKQDESKDISEEKDEEPVQEMEVTHPTIILRSHKMKELKDLLLSEKLNTQAISLHLTAQSQVQVNKKGRNDLDNVRPKRARRE, from the exons ATGGCGGGTTTTCGAGAGATAGATAAAGCAATATTTCCGATAAAAAATGTCCCGTCCGTCGTACGCTTATTTAAAAGCCAATTAGAAGGACCAGGCGAGCCTGATCTTGCATTACTATCTATTGTTGTTGGAACAATTGAAAACTCGCTGACATGCCGGTCAAACATAAGTTTCCAAATAAGCGAACCCGTAGAACCAAGCAGTTTGCCTATTTTGGAGTTGCACGTTGTTGATGAAATGTACAGCAGGTTTAAGGCAATAATAAAAGGAgcaattgatttgaaaaattactCTAAACCATTCGCCACTCGTGACTTGGTTAAAAAAGTATCTGATGTAATCTGGAACTCCTTAACGCGAAGCTACTACAAAGATAGAGCTCATCTCCAAAGTTTATATAGCTATTTAAATGGAAGCAAGCTGGACTGTTTTGGAGTAGCATTCGCAG TTGTGGCTGGATGTCAAGTTCTTGGATTCTCAGATGTTCACTTAGCATTGTCAGAAGACCATGCATGGGTTGTGTTTGGAGAACATGCTAATCAAACTGCAGAAGTTACTTGGCATGGCAAAGGAAATGAAGATAAAAGGGGACAAGAAATAGGTAGAGGAGTATCTGCAAGATCTTGGCTCTATGTAAATAATAGGCCTGTAGTATGCACCAGACATATGGAG gtTGCAGCATTGGTTTCTGCCATTAATCCTTCTTTGAATGCAACTCATGATGCCTTCGAAGTAGGCCTACTCCAACAAGAATTACTCTGGCTTCTTTACGACTTaggtcatttgaaaaaatacccTATGGCCTTAGGAAACCTGGGTGATCTTGAAGAAATTGCCCCCAAGGATGGGAG agtTCCATGTAAAACTCTATTCAAAGAGGCCATACAATCAGCTAGATCATATTATAACAATCAGCATGTTTATCCATATACTTATCAGGGAGGTTACTTTTACCGACATAAAATGTACAAAGAAGCTTTTGAAAGCTGGGCTAATGCTAGTGATGTAATAAGACT ATATAACTATTCAAGAGATGATGAAGAAATATACAAAGAATTTTTAGAAATAGCTAATGAACTCATACCTCATATTATGAAAGTAGAAAGCTCAGGTTTTAGTTCAAACTCGATTCTCAAAAAACCTGAATGTTTTGCGAATCTCCTTAGATTTTATGATGGCATATGTCAGTGGGAAGAAG GAAGTGCCACACCAGTATTGCATATAGGGTGGGCCAAGCCCCTAGTAAATACAATCTCAAAGTTTGATTCTGATGTCAGAGCCAAAGTTAATATTATTTGTGCAGAGAGTGATGATGAAAAGGTTAGCAAAGAAACGAATGGAAGTCTATTaaacaacaataataacaaCTATGAGAGAGAAAATGGAACTTCTACTAAAAAAGAAGAGAAAGACCAATCCACATCAAATTTTCATCCCAGTATTGAAGCTTTAACAGCTGCTTGCTCAGAAAAACTTCTGAACCCAGAATATCTCTTGCAAGGAGATGGTTCCCCATTTGTAG GAGGAGAAGAACAATCTGCTAAGCAGGAGTCAAATGGTAATCCTAGTACttcaaaaaaagagaatgaagTATTTAACAAACAGGATGAAAGTAAAGACATTTCAGAAGAGAAGGATGAGGAGCCTGTACAAGAAATGGAAGTCACTCATCCGACAATCATACTCAGGAGTCATAAAATGAAAGAACTGAAGGACCTCTTACTCAGTGAAAAATTAAACACTCAGGCAATTTCACTGCACCTCACTGCTCAGTCGCAAGTACAAGTTAACAAAAAGGGTAGAAACGACTTGGATAACGTTAGGCCAAAAAGAGCAAGACGGGAATaa
- the LOC123684876 gene encoding testis-specific gene 10 protein-like isoform X1, which produces MGAGEGTIKKLKKSKAGGDASSKKLKGAKKKKGKGGKKKSKISSGGSTTDDEYRGTDAGSLAKPQKLNQTCITSWSEPTTCCVDLIDKSTSPCPPPCGDAKCRDVCLKLVKKEMGDHFQDQEAQARLCIERLSNERDYYRAEFERLIKFFEKLGSTAEDEEGIALGCIACQKKQQMIEYLQKENELLSKEKLCLMSRLEEGGGNLDSESPTKKCCRSSCKRIEREKDLLKLDVQRLEQEGDCLREKFKIMSENKTNDYAKFQTQRGEFEMTIRKLEGEKKELIKSQGLRRVQFNALEEKVDMYVNLLRNAQEEIHRIKTQYCQLKKLHTQCDAALLDTQNQLLEVEAQLVKYQNKEEQEAAAAKQRQLGYGSSKSNNKEAQVYAPPCSCTDAGTQPEEKGDAPETSEEDKATIKQLDEEKDELLNQLDMKTELLCQCQEENESKDDLILRMKQEIEYLQEEIKDMEGEMVELKLQCDKSAMVIEEKETAIKNLQTDNEQKQTDVKKIQTVVEEKVALNKSLQAEVEHLSKETFALATSNHLLQTETYQSKIQISVAIETVTELENKTKQLEEVIEEYEHKIRLLKNDIEDCRTQMNRKEIEINNLLKNKNNFQNLSEELDVENRAHEKTIVELKCKCDKLESDLTCLGSKEQIITDLMAETDALRAEKDILEKENAAMKKKVNKLENKLFQCICTICDTTHDKCSMMNCIFKEYSDISKQCEKLFPKAKDIGIQTIYEQSLRDINTSTKSIKQVMAAVPLRDEQSSRAITSRSTLPIPSTCQCKRDTIISSLYQSVDTASPFTYKQSSDIESQNKIKSPLNVIVEESSTGTLNENEEEIEKIDEFKQPILEICPEVEERQKYVIDNVTSICKIIQVGTEERFIRRTRLDSDREMSKLTYRSSFRSPKNS; this is translated from the exons ATG GGTGCTGGAGAAGGTActataaaaaaactcaaaaaatctAAGGCGGGTGGGGATGCTTCATCAAAAAAACTCAAAGGGGCCAAAAAAAAGAAAGGGAAAGGTGGTAAAAAGAAGTCAAAAATATCGTCGGGAGGATCAACTACAGATGACGAATACAGGG GTACCGATGCTGGTTCGTTAGCTAAACCACAAAAATTGAACCAAACCTGTATCACATCATGGTCTGAACCAACTACCTGTTGCGTTGATCTAATCGACAAATCCACTTCACCCTGTCCACCTCCATGTGGAGATGCAAAATGCAGGGATGTATGCttgaaattagtgaaaaaagaAATGGGAGATCATTTCCAAGACCAAGAAGCCCAGGCAAGACTGTGCATCGAAAGATTGTCAAATGAAAGAGATTACTATAGAGCAGAATTTGAACGTCTTATAAAGTTCTTTGAAAAGTTGGGATCGACAGCTGAAGATGAG GAAGGCATCGCTTTGGGATGCATAGCTTGTCAGAAAAAACAGCAAATGATTGAATACTTGCAAAAGGAGAACGAACTTTTATCGAAGGAAAAGCTTTGCCTTATGTCACGTTTAGAAGAAGGAGGTGGCAACCTTGACTCGGAATCTCCTACTAAAAAGTGCTGCAGG TCTTCATGCAAAAGAATTGAGAGAGAAAAAGATCTACTGAAATTGGACGTACAAAGGTTAGAACAAGAAGGCGATTGTTTAAGGGAGAAATTTAAG ATAATGAGTGAGAATAAAACGAATGATTATGCAAAGTTCCAAACGCAACGAGGTGAATTTGAAATGACTATTAGGAAATTGGAAGGAGAAAAAAAGGAACTCATAAAGAGTCAAGGTCTTCGACGGGTTCAATTCAATGCCCTTGAAGAGAAGGTAGATATGTATGTCAATTTACTGAGAAATGCCCAAGAGGAAATACACAGAATTAAAACGCAATACTGCCAACTGAA AAAACTCCACACCCAATGTGATGCAGCTTTGTTAGATACACAAAATCAGCTGTTAGAGGTAGAGGCACAACTGGTGAAATATCAGAACAAGGAAGAACAGGAGGCTGCTGCTGCTAAACAACGGCAACTAGGATATGGCAGCAGTAAATCAAACAATAAAGAAGCACAAGTTTATGCTCCACCATGTTCATGTACCGATGCTGGTACTCAACCTGAAGAAAAAGGAGATGCACCAGAAACATCGGAAGAAGATAAAGCAACAATAAAGCAACTAGATGAGGAAAAAGACGAACTTCTG AATCAATTAGACATGAAAACCGAATTGCTATGCCAATGCCAAGAGGAGAATGAATCGAAGGACGACCTTATCTTAAGAATGAAACAAGAAATTGAGTATCTCCAAGAAGAAATAAA gGACATGGAGGGAGAAATGGTGGAGCTCAAACTGCAATGTGATAAATCCGCAATGGTGATTGAAGAAAAAGAGACAGCAATAAAGAATTTACAGACGGACAATGAACAGAAACAAACGGacgtaaaaaaaattcagacaGTTGTTGAAGAAAAG GTGGCGCTAAATAAGTCACTTCAAGCGGAAGTAGAACATTTGAGCAAGGAGACATTTGCTCTTGCAACTTCTAATCATTTACTCCAAACAGAAACATATCAGAGTAAGATTCAGATTTCTGTAGCTATTGAAACTGTGACCGAATTAGAAAACAAGACAAAGCAATTAGAGGAAGTCATCGAGGAATATGAGCATAAG ATCCGGCTATTGAAAAACGATATAGAGGATTGTCGGACACAAATGAACAGGAAGGAAATCGAAATCAATAAtcttctcaaaaacaaaaataattttcaaaatcttagCGAAGAGTTGGATGTTGAGAACAGAGCA cATGAAAAGACTATTGTGGAATTGAAGTGTAAATGTGATAAACTTGAGAGTGATTTGACCTGTTTAGGATCTAAAGAGCAAATCATTACAGACCTAATGGCTGAAACAGATGCATTGAGAGCTGAAAAAGATATTTTGGAAAAAGAAAATGCTGCAATGAAGAAGAAAGTGAATAAATTAGAAAATAAATT gttCCAATGTATTTGTACAATATGTGATACTACCCACGATAAATGTTCGATGATGAACTGTATTTTCAAAGAATATTCAGATATTAGCAAACAATGTGAAAAGTTG TTCCCTAAGGCCAAAGATATAGGCATACAAACGATATATGAACAATCATTAAGAGATATAAATACCTCCACAAAATCCATTAAACAAGTAATGGCTGCTGTACCTCTCAGAGATGAACAATCTAGTAGAGCCATCACAAGTCGGAGTACACTTCCAATTCCAAGTACATGCCAATGTAAAAGAGACACCATTATATCGTCATTGTATCAGAGTGTGGATACTGCTAGCCCCTTCACATACAAACAATCAAGTGATATAGAGagtcaaaataaaattaaatcccCCTTAAACGTTATAGTAGAAGAAAGCAGTACAGGAactttaaatgaaaatgaagaagaaatagagaaaattgacGAATTTAAGCAGCCCATTTTGGAAATTTGTCCAGAAGTAGAGGAACGGCAAAAATATGTTATAGATAATGTAACATCAATAtgtaaaattattcaagtaggCACCGAAGAACGGTTCATTAGAAGAACAAGGTTAGATAGTGATAGAGAAATGTCAAAACTTACATATAGGTCATCTTTTAGATCACCAAAGAATTCATGa
- the LOC123684883 gene encoding NADH dehydrogenase [ubiquinone] 1 subunit C2, whose translation MAGTGPKVAETPLELLTNNDALQPSIFHNVWGYLVGGSLSLGATLYANYGSKRPVMSGLHRIAAFTILGAIAGNYMDNLKKDYDAERDAVLRHYVQLHPEDFPPFERKKYAEVFQPWVPIR comes from the exons ATGGCTGGAACAGGTCCTAAAGTAGCTGAAACCCCATTAGAATTATTAACAAATAATGACGCTCTCCAACCTTCTATTTTTCACAATGTTTGGGGTTATTTAGTTGGAGGTTCTCTAAGTTTAGGTGCAACTTTATATGCCAATTATGGTTCTAAAAGACCAGTGATGAGCG GTTTACATAGAATTGCTGCCTTCACAATTCTTGGAGCCATAGCTGGAAATTACATGGACAATTTAAAGAAAGACTATGACGCAGAAAGAGATGCTGTTCTTCGTCACTATGTACAGCTGCATCCAGAAGATTTCCCACCATTTG aaagaaaaaaatatgctgAAGTTTTTCAACCTTGGGTCCCTATTCGTTAA
- the LOC123684886 gene encoding mobility group protein 1A-like: MKKGKKIQDKDKPKRPQTAFMLWLNENRNKIKSKNPDMKVTEIAKEGGRQWRELEDKSKWETKAKEFKRLYEEAMQAYRAKQDVD; encoded by the coding sequence atgaagaaaGGAAAGAAGATTCAAGACAAGGATAAACCAAAAAGACCTCAAACTGCATTCATGTTGTGGTTGAACGAAAATAGGAATAAAATTAAGTCCAAAAATCCAGATATGAAAGTAACAGAGATAGCCAAGGAAGGAGGACGACAATGGAGAGAATTGGAGGATAAATCTAAATGGGAGACGAAGGCTAAGGAATTCAAAAGGTTATATGAAGAAGCAATGCAGGCCTACAGAGCAAAGCAGGATGTAGACTAA
- the LOC123684876 gene encoding testis-specific gene 10 protein-like isoform X2, which translates to MGAGEGTIKKLKKSKAGGDASSKKLKGAKKKKGKGGKKKSKISSGGSTTDDEYRGTDAGSLAKPQKLNQTCITSWSEPTTCCVDLIDKSTSPCPPPCGDAKCRDVCLKLVKKEMGDHFQDQEAQARLCIERLSNERDYYRAEFERLIKFFEKLGSTAEDEEGIALGCIACQKKQQMIEYLQKENELLSKEKLCLMSRLEEGGGNLDSESPTKKCCRSSCKRIEREKDLLKLDVQRLEQEGDCLREKFKIMSENKTNDYAKFQTQRGEFEMTIRKLEGEKKELIKSQGLRRVQFNALEEKVDMYVNLLRNAQEEIHRIKTQYCQLKKLHTQCDAALLDTQNQLLEVEAQLVKYQNKEEQEAAAAKQRQLGYGSSKSNNKEAQVYAPPCSCTDAGTQPEEKGDAPETSEEDKATIKQLDEEKDELLNQLDMKTELLCQCQEENESKDDLILRMKQEIEYLQEEIKDMEGEMVELKLQCDKSAMVIEEKETAIKNLQTDNEQKQTDVKKIQTVVEEKVALNKSLQAEVEHLSKETFALATSNHLLQTETYQSKIQISVAIETVTELENKTKQLEEVIEEYEHKFPKAKDIGIQTIYEQSLRDINTSTKSIKQVMAAVPLRDEQSSRAITSRSTLPIPSTCQCKRDTIISSLYQSVDTASPFTYKQSSDIESQNKIKSPLNVIVEESSTGTLNENEEEIEKIDEFKQPILEICPEVEERQKYVIDNVTSICKIIQVGTEERFIRRTRLDSDREMSKLTYRSSFRSPKNS; encoded by the exons ATG GGTGCTGGAGAAGGTActataaaaaaactcaaaaaatctAAGGCGGGTGGGGATGCTTCATCAAAAAAACTCAAAGGGGCCAAAAAAAAGAAAGGGAAAGGTGGTAAAAAGAAGTCAAAAATATCGTCGGGAGGATCAACTACAGATGACGAATACAGGG GTACCGATGCTGGTTCGTTAGCTAAACCACAAAAATTGAACCAAACCTGTATCACATCATGGTCTGAACCAACTACCTGTTGCGTTGATCTAATCGACAAATCCACTTCACCCTGTCCACCTCCATGTGGAGATGCAAAATGCAGGGATGTATGCttgaaattagtgaaaaaagaAATGGGAGATCATTTCCAAGACCAAGAAGCCCAGGCAAGACTGTGCATCGAAAGATTGTCAAATGAAAGAGATTACTATAGAGCAGAATTTGAACGTCTTATAAAGTTCTTTGAAAAGTTGGGATCGACAGCTGAAGATGAG GAAGGCATCGCTTTGGGATGCATAGCTTGTCAGAAAAAACAGCAAATGATTGAATACTTGCAAAAGGAGAACGAACTTTTATCGAAGGAAAAGCTTTGCCTTATGTCACGTTTAGAAGAAGGAGGTGGCAACCTTGACTCGGAATCTCCTACTAAAAAGTGCTGCAGG TCTTCATGCAAAAGAATTGAGAGAGAAAAAGATCTACTGAAATTGGACGTACAAAGGTTAGAACAAGAAGGCGATTGTTTAAGGGAGAAATTTAAG ATAATGAGTGAGAATAAAACGAATGATTATGCAAAGTTCCAAACGCAACGAGGTGAATTTGAAATGACTATTAGGAAATTGGAAGGAGAAAAAAAGGAACTCATAAAGAGTCAAGGTCTTCGACGGGTTCAATTCAATGCCCTTGAAGAGAAGGTAGATATGTATGTCAATTTACTGAGAAATGCCCAAGAGGAAATACACAGAATTAAAACGCAATACTGCCAACTGAA AAAACTCCACACCCAATGTGATGCAGCTTTGTTAGATACACAAAATCAGCTGTTAGAGGTAGAGGCACAACTGGTGAAATATCAGAACAAGGAAGAACAGGAGGCTGCTGCTGCTAAACAACGGCAACTAGGATATGGCAGCAGTAAATCAAACAATAAAGAAGCACAAGTTTATGCTCCACCATGTTCATGTACCGATGCTGGTACTCAACCTGAAGAAAAAGGAGATGCACCAGAAACATCGGAAGAAGATAAAGCAACAATAAAGCAACTAGATGAGGAAAAAGACGAACTTCTG AATCAATTAGACATGAAAACCGAATTGCTATGCCAATGCCAAGAGGAGAATGAATCGAAGGACGACCTTATCTTAAGAATGAAACAAGAAATTGAGTATCTCCAAGAAGAAATAAA gGACATGGAGGGAGAAATGGTGGAGCTCAAACTGCAATGTGATAAATCCGCAATGGTGATTGAAGAAAAAGAGACAGCAATAAAGAATTTACAGACGGACAATGAACAGAAACAAACGGacgtaaaaaaaattcagacaGTTGTTGAAGAAAAG GTGGCGCTAAATAAGTCACTTCAAGCGGAAGTAGAACATTTGAGCAAGGAGACATTTGCTCTTGCAACTTCTAATCATTTACTCCAAACAGAAACATATCAGAGTAAGATTCAGATTTCTGTAGCTATTGAAACTGTGACCGAATTAGAAAACAAGACAAAGCAATTAGAGGAAGTCATCGAGGAATATGAGCATAAG TTCCCTAAGGCCAAAGATATAGGCATACAAACGATATATGAACAATCATTAAGAGATATAAATACCTCCACAAAATCCATTAAACAAGTAATGGCTGCTGTACCTCTCAGAGATGAACAATCTAGTAGAGCCATCACAAGTCGGAGTACACTTCCAATTCCAAGTACATGCCAATGTAAAAGAGACACCATTATATCGTCATTGTATCAGAGTGTGGATACTGCTAGCCCCTTCACATACAAACAATCAAGTGATATAGAGagtcaaaataaaattaaatcccCCTTAAACGTTATAGTAGAAGAAAGCAGTACAGGAactttaaatgaaaatgaagaagaaatagagaaaattgacGAATTTAAGCAGCCCATTTTGGAAATTTGTCCAGAAGTAGAGGAACGGCAAAAATATGTTATAGATAATGTAACATCAATAtgtaaaattattcaagtaggCACCGAAGAACGGTTCATTAGAAGAACAAGGTTAGATAGTGATAGAGAAATGTCAAAACTTACATATAGGTCATCTTTTAGATCACCAAAGAATTCATGa
- the LOC123684880 gene encoding coiled-coil domain-containing protein 134-like yields the protein MNFIILLLIFPLYVDAENLDSSQLAEELYKQLFKKQRVNHLEAIKSFRKISHYDKQYSMIQMMAEKVFSSIQENRASIEASAFIPGISEFPSEDRVREALSNILENTALFSEIIIRYPDIAVVVLKTNNNWDVLLQWGIAFSNQMRYLLDNSTIKLLHLVSQELNHVDRDPNYINPYRKIKPNEQINQSFVLKRKKKKKMKKGPRMVIHNEL from the exons ATGAATTTCATTATTCTTTTACTCATATTTCCCCTTTATGTGGATGCAGAAAATCTTGATTCGTCACAATTGGCGGAAGAATTAT ataaacagttattcaagaaaCAGAGAGTAAATCATTTGGAAGCGATAAAATCTTTTAGGAAAATTTCACATTATGATAAACAATATTCGATGATTCAAATGATGGCTGAAAAAGTTTTTAGcagtattcaagaaaataggGCATCAATTGAAGCTTCTGCGTTTATACCAGGAATATCTGAATTTCCTTCAGAGGATAGAGTGAGAGAGGCCCTCTCAAATATACTTGAAAATACTgcattattttcagaaataatcatCCGTTATCCTGATATTGCAGTTGTTGTTTTAAAAACCAATAACAACTGGGATGTTCTTCTGCAGTGGGGTATAGCTTTTTCCAATCAAATGAGGTACTTACTTGATAATAGCACCATCAAATTGCTTCATCTAGTCAGTCAAGAACTCAATCATGTTGATCGAGATCCAAATTATATAAACccatatagaaaaattaaaccTAATGAACAAATTAACCAGAGTTTTGttcttaaaagaaaaaaaaagaaaaaaatgaaaaagggaCCAAGAATggttattcataatgaattatgA